In Sphaeramia orbicularis chromosome 5, fSphaOr1.1, whole genome shotgun sequence, the genomic stretch AAATGACAACTTAGATTGATTCTATTTAAATATATGCAAATATGGCTGTTGCACTAAAGGTTGACTTGAGAGGTAcggtacatgtgcaaatgattcAATGGCGATTAGCCGGGGTACCAGACAGCATAGGGAGAAGCCCTCATCACTTTTATCGCATTGTCTGAAGGCCTGGTACCAACATATAAGTATGAATATTGAGAATATTTGCTCTAAATGACTGTGGCCTTCAGAACATTTCTTTATTAGATTTGTCTTGACTGGGTTAGAAAGATAAACATGTTCATATTGACTTTTCAATATATAAATATTTGATTCAGTTGCAGAAAAGAGCAgtttcttatttgtttattttaatatttcttaacATATTGGATTTCCTGCTATGAGTATCAGGAAACACCTGTCTCTGGCACTAAGCTTGTCTCAAATGAATAGCATGCTGTCTAGTtgcccccaaaaaaaaaaaattaagcatgaTCCAGATATATCCTCTGGCCTGAACTGAAAGTGAACTTTTGTTCTCTGTGCTGCATTGGTGAAAAACAGAGAGAATGACTTTAGTCTACAGCAGTCCCAGCCCCTGCTGAAGCTCTGACACAGTGTTCCAGTCTTTTCTGAGGAAAGGTTGCACTGAGGTCTGCACACGCCACCTGCTGGACTGGATCAGAACACATTTGGGGACGATTTCACACAAAGATAGTGGCCACCTGCAATGTCCATCTTCAACGTCTGTACACGTGCATTTTCCCAGCTCTCCTGAAATAGATCATGGGGTCATCATCTGGCAgagcaaaatgaataaatatggtaTCGTATGACATTTAATTTTCCATATTCCAAAAGGCTCAGTCGACTCAGTATATTTACTGCAGTGCATTAGTTAAGTACAAGTTTGACAATCTTGTACTTTATCAAAGTATTTCAGTTTTATGCTACTATATTTTAGTCCGTTACATTTGCCTATTACAACAGCATCACTCGTTACATTTAACAGGGAAATATTTCAATCCACTATATGTATTTGACAAATGATCTAAAACTGACACACTAGCAAACTACAACCCTCAACATGCTCTTACATGTATTTGTCaatgataaaaatgtaatatgtaatacactacaataataacataaagaCATTTAAATAATCATCATAATAAAACTCATTAAAGTTTATATTGATTTCATAGATCCACTTTACTGTGTACATATAagcagtttttccttttttttttttttttttttttttacctttataagCCATAAGTGAAGGCTTTTGGATGATGTCTACAGAACATCTAAGCCATGATGATAAGAATGTACCCCCAGAAGACAGAATGTCCTCATAATACTTTGAGTTTAGTCTCACGTTGTTTCTGACCTCGCCTGAGGTTTCTTGTCTGGTGATATATGACCTCTCTTTACTTAGGAAATATCTATGTATTTAAATAGTACTCGCCAATATTTACTCAGTCAATAAGTCTGCTGGGTGAAAGTGCTATAGGTTAAGATCTTGCAAAATGGTGGAACTAAATGTGACCTCATCTCACTGTTATAGGTGAAAGGTTTATCCTCAGGCATGTTATTTTCCTGGGCAAAGAGGGACAAACAATCAAAACAGGTAGATAAatctagtaaataaataaataaataaataaataaaaaaactcgTCTTGCGACATAAAGAATATCTTCTTGTCTTTTGATGCCATCTAGTGGTCATATGGAGAAAGCGTCAAAGGGTGTTGAGGATTATGGGATATTTATCTTTACACTTttgcagaataaaaataaattgtgCTTTAAAAATCCTAGTTATGCCAAATAATATAGTCATTCCATACAACTGTTTTAATCTTCATCTTGATGTGTTCACTCCCATTTGTCTGTGGtaggttataaaaaaaaattaaaagaaaatactgcaacagattttcatgaaacctGGTGGAAGTTAAGGTAATAGGCCACGGATGAACATACTAAATGTTGGAGGACATCCACGAAAAGTGTCATATTCTTAAATTGTTTTTCTACATAGAAGATTCTTAGGCTGACAGACCAGTCGCACCAATTGATGAATTAGAACCAGGTCCTtattgttgccatggtaacagttaaACTCACCAGTGTCACCCACTGACAGAAAGGAGGAAAATATAGGTCGTAATATGTAGTTCAGTAATATTGTAGAACAAGAACAGGAATCTGAAAATCCAAAGATAGTCTGAAATATTTAGCTTCAGAGTTAATTAACAAAGAAAATCTTCATCTTTTATGGTTTCAGTGGTTGTGTCTGCTTCATTCACATTGAATTAATTAACAAATTTAAAAATGAGTGACTGAATGGAGGTCATAACTTCTGGGATCAGACTTTCTTTTTCTGATGTAGATTTTCTTTCCAGGTTAATATGACAATGGAAATGTTGTGTCATTCAACATGATGACATCCTGTATAAGGTTCCTGTGTGTTTGCAATCACTCCTTtgattatttgttttctttttctccagTTATTTAATATTAAACCAAGTACAAAATCACATATCAGGGCTTTCCTTATCTTTGTAAAGCTTTGGTGCACAGTCCAAGCATTGTTTGTCATCACTTATTATTAGTATTTGGCCAGCTCAATGTAAAATCAATGtggaaagcattaaaaaaaaattacatttaacggATGCAGTTGGTCCCCAACTTTATCTTTCTTCAAATATGATACTAGTGATggtcaaaaaatgcaaaattatctactttttattttttaaaaactcttGCATGACTACCGTTAAATATTCTACCTATTTGCTTAAGTCTTTCAAGAATTTCTGGAAAACACTGAAAGCCCAGGTCCCTCTGAAAACCATTGGAAACCCCCAAGTATGTAATACTGCAAATTAGATTAAAGTTGAACATGGCAGTAAATCTCTTTATTCCTGTTGTTAAGGTCATTTGTGTTCCATAATGTTCTTAACTCCATCTCATTAGTTTACTTTACCTGTTGCTAAACCAGTCTCTTacacaaaaacatgacatcactgGGTTTGTTGTGCTACTAAAAATAGATGAATGAAGAATATGTAACTGGCAAAAGTATGTCAATAAATCCATCTTCTGTACTTTGTTTAAATTTCTCTCATTTGTTATGTGAAATAAAGGAATAATAACAAATATTGATGATCATTTTCAAATAAGGAAATTGCAAATAAGTATATTTTAATACAGATTCAGTATGAGTCAAATTCATCCTATAAGCAGCtgattattatatatgttttattataaTGCCTTAATATGTCACCCATCTATAATTGTCAGTTTAATATAATGGAGTTTATTTGCCTTGCACTGTTCGTAGCAGTATTTtatggtgtttttgttttattggttATAATTCATCTTCTATTATAATTTTGGCTATCGCGTTTAACTCACAGGTCTTTAATTTATTGGTCTACTGGTTGTGTTAATTATCATTTtgtaaaatgtcatttattttattttaattcacttgtttgattgtgtttgtttttatccaACGCTGCTCACATTTTTAGCTGCagctttaatttcactttttgtGCAGAGCGGTGTTTCCACCTGGAATGACATGGGCTACTGTGTGTAAGTTAAGTTTCTCCTGCTTGTTATAAGACAGATGCCTACTGTATGTACTCAGTGTTAGATTATGCTCATATCTGTGCCTATTCTGTAAAATGGGGCAAAACATTATGCAATGCATATGTAATTCAAATACATAAGTCCTTTCAATCTTTCTGATGAGGGTTAGGAAGATTAACTCTTCTGGGACAATGTTGACAAATTTAGTGCCAGCTAAGGGAGTCAGAAGTCACACCCCTGTTGAGTTTCGGCAGTGGTACAGTCGGTCTTCATCTCAGTGATTTGGGACTACCTGGACATTGCTAGAACGGCCTCATTATACAGAGGATAAGGGTGATGTGGGATCAGGGTTAGCGAGAGATTAACCACATGGACATCTATAAAGCTCCAGTGTAATCCGCACAGTGAAGAGACAGATTCAGAGCAGCACAACTACTCTATACGCTGCTTTTTGTTCATAATTTGCTGTGATTTGGGCCTCACATGAGGCAGAAGAGGAGCTGAGAATTTTGGAGTTTGGGATTTTAAAGAAGCTACCAACTGGAAAACTTCATAGCTGTAATTTTGGAAGAGTCTAAACTTTCAAATTATCAGCAAAACAAGGGACCAAAAAGGATAAAATCATGAAAAAGGAAAAGGTATCTGTTAAATTGTCCTTGTCATTATACCATATCTACATATTACATTCTGCAGAGACTCTCAGTTCACTTAGtcgttttgttgttgtttttttgtcttttgaatTGTAACAGACCGTTTTTCTTTGAATGTACTAAAATAACCACATATTTGAGTTTCAAACGTTACTATAACATGAGGAGATTTCACCCTGTTTCCTACCATGTCCTGCTCTTTAATGACAATATCATATCCAGGCTTATAGTTAAACATAATCAACCAAGTACTGTTATCTGTTTTAATAGTTTTCATATAAAATTAGAGTTTGATGTTAGCTGATCTGTGTGAGGGAACTTATTGCCTACATGTTGCTGTTTCTGTAATATTGTTATTCTGTGCTGTCTGCCGAAACATGGAGGCCCGTCCATGTCCATCCTAATCCTCTGAAACAATCAAAGATGGAGGCTATAGACAAATCTGTTACAGGAAAAGATCTGCAGACGGCTTTAACAGGACATTTGGATTCACAGAGACACACAAACTCTGCAAAATCTAAATAAAAGTGGAAGAAAATATAATAACCTGTTTGTGTGAATGAGAACAAGGTGTTTACACAGGCGAGGAAAACTGTTCTGACCCTGTTAAATCTGGTTCTACCTCAGCAGGGCAACAACGACAATGAACCCCCCACTTACCAAGAGGCCACAGCAGGTAACTAAAGCAAAAACCTGAATGATATGGATAATAATACCAGGTGCAAAACACACAACCAATTATAAAGCATGAACAGTAGATAAATGGACTTATGATCACATTTATGTCATGATTATATGTGATGTTATatgtatacactgcaaaaatctaaatcttaccaagtgtatttttctcatttcttgtcaaaatatctcatcacatttaaaacaagacttaatcacctaaagagtaacttttcagtgagatataagaacttatgtttagacaatagatcttgaaaatcttatttcaagaaatcttaccaagataattttcacttcttctgttggcagatttttttttttgctaaaaatcaagccaaaaaaatcttgaattaagctaaaaagaaatctgcctatggaacaagtgaaaattatcttggtaagatttcttgaaataagattttcaagatctattgtctaaaaataagttcttctatcaCACTTACAAATTACTCTTtcggtgattgtgtcttattttatgtgtgatgagatattttgactagaaatgagaaaaacacacttggtaagatttagatttttacagtgtattttaaataattttataactCACATCAAAAATCATGTCAAGTCTGAGCTGCCCATTCTGGCTCTTGTTTTTTATGATGCGTCAGAATCTCAGTGTAACTTCTGTTTAGACTACACTGATATATTCATCTCCTGTCTTTTTCCTCAGGCTATGAGGACATGGAGGCCCAGTTCGCCTGGGACGACAAGGTCATCAGGCAGACTTTCATCAGGAAGGTATTGACATCACACATAGGCAAAGAAAGTACATCCGAGTAGTAAATAAGTGAATAGTCACACATTTTAATAACATAATCTGTCATATTTCAGGTCTACGCCATTCTCATGGTTCAGCTCTTGGTGACTGTAGGAATTATATCCCTTTTTACATTTTGGTAACTACTATTTATCTTagtaaagatttattttttgtctcCTTAATGACAAAATGTATTACTAACAGAAACATTTACTCATTGTCTTTCCAGTGCACCTGTCAGGTATTATATTCAGACTCACCCTGGATTGTACATGGCATCTTAGTAAGTGAAATCACATTATAACTCACATTATGATCCTCTTAGAATTCATTTTTAAGCCATTCATTAATTGTTTTGTAaatcttttctctattttttgacAGTCTCATGTTCTTTGCCACCTACATTGCACTTTCCTGCTGTGGAGACCTGAGGTAATTAGTGCATTACCtgatattaaataaacaaaaacaactggAATATTTATAAAATCACCTACATGACGCTGCTGGGACATACCGTATGCATTCTTGACATTAACGATCTTTTTTTGCCTCAACAGGAGGCAGTTTCCCTGGAACATAATTCTGTTAGTTCTCTTTGTGAGTATCTATCTTTACACTAAACATATCActctaaacccataaagacccaaatcgcAACTGTGGACCAagatcatctactgatctaaactgtttaacacctgttgatccactaatcctatcaatacatgtaaataattagtgtaaaatacagtttgtcatctttcatggtcatcagatatgacccatttggacattcagaggctctgtagtgaacatgaagacattttattttataataaccTTTATTTAGCCAGGAAAAAAGCTtattgagattaaaaacctcttttttaagagtgtcctggccaagacagcagcagcagaagttacacaaaatagaaatcacagccatacatccacactaaaaatgtttataagacacaataaaaatcaattctaaacccatacataaaacactaaactcataacaaacataaaaaaacacattgattctttagtaaaaacccatggagtttgataaatgacgagatggagatgcttgtttttatgttcagttaatgatgtattttacggaaaaagacacttttttcttcagttttttctatttctggtattaaaaaaaaaaaaaaaaaaaaaaaacccttcaagttaatctgagcttttatgaacatctacatgaccagtgaattaaacacaggaaaatacctgaaataAAGTAGATAATATcgtaattaatggtgataaatcacttaagaaaggttaaatagagagagaaattcctttgggaactgccacaaaagcagcactgggtcttaatgggtcaaatatgttgtatatatgtaCAATCATGTAATTTCCTCTGCTGACATCTGCTATCTTTGGTAACAATATTTGCTTTGTTTCTTCATTTCTGGCAGACTTTGAGCATGGCCTTCATGATGGGATTTGTATCAAGGTAAATAAATATTGAAttttgtccaggtgtgtgtctgtatgaaACATTCATTTctacagacagagagagagaaaccatcTGTGTATGTTGATGTATGTTATGTATATCAATATATGTATATGCTCTGCTTCCTCCGCAGCTTTTACAACACTAAgtctgtggttctctgtgtgggaATCACAGCTCTGGTGTGTCTTTCTGTCACCATCTTCAGCTTCCAGACTAAGGTGAGAGGAATGACTCCAGACTTCAGATTCAAGCTTCAGACTTTGTTCTGATCACTTATTCTGAATTCTTTCTCATCCACTGCAGATTGATGTTACGTCCTGTCAGGGTGTGCTGTTCTCTTTGTGTATAGTCATGCTTCTTTGTGCCATCACCATCTCCATTGTCGTCCCTTTCGGATATGTAAGTTCTGCACCTTCAGCCTCTCTACCTTGAATAAAGACGAGTCTAACCACAGTCGCACATTAATTGACTCAGTTGCTCCTGACTGTATTTGGGTGTTTGTCAACGAGGGGGGATTAACCTCTCAGATAATCTGCACTGTGCTGACTTTCTTAAATTAGCATCTTGCCATCCTTCTTAGCAGCGTTTTGTAATGTTGTTATGTTATCACAGGTCCCATGGTTACATGCCACTTACGCTGTAGGAGGAGCCATTCTCTTCACTCTGGTAAGAATCACTTGATCATAAAATCATACATCTTCCAGTGgtcctcttgtttttttgttttttttaactcatccTTTGTGTCTCTCTCTTTGTCACAGTTCTTGGCGTTCGACACTCAAATGCTGTTAGGAAATAAGCGCTACACTATAAGTCCAGAGGAATATATTTTCGCCACACTTGCCATCTACCTGGACATCATCTACCTGTTCAGCTTCCTGCTACAAATAACAGGAGGCGGCCGAGACTGAAATCATTCATCTAAACTATTTATAagctatatacagtatatgtgtctCAAAACTGGACTATTCCAAAGCTTTAACTCAATCATCTGGTTGGATTTATTAAAGAACTACATGAGGATTATACATTTTTGATGGATCACCTTGTTATTTGCTTGGTATTTTCTCTTATGCAGTCTTATGCTGGTTTTGTCACGACACTCCTGTAATGCACTGACCCATTACCTCACCATTATTGTTTACTGTACTCCGGCCATTCCTCTTTATCTGATTTGTATTGCTCCAGTTGGCTGCTGTGAACTCATCATATTACAGTGCGTCATTAGTTGTACACTCATTACACCCATAAGTAGATAAAATCACCCACAGACAGAGTTGAGCATcagatattttcttgtttttctacTTATCCATCAGTGATTCTAAAATCTGCACTTTTAAGCTTTAGACTCTTATAAAAACTCACTGCCTCACAAGTGGTGTAGACGcaggttttgtatttatttattttttttgtatgatgATGTGATGTAGCTGAAAAGATTAATCTTTTACTATATGTGTGTAAGATATTTTCATACGAATGTCTCTTTTAGAGCATggatgttttgtctgtttgtgtataCCCTGAACTAATGTATTTCAAGTCGCTTCAAGACATCTGAGGCTGACATACAACACTGATTGTATGTGTAACGTGTACAGTACATTTAGCTGTTAGAAATCAGTTGCAATTTGCATTGTAACTTTAATGTGGCCTttgggatgtaaaaaaaaaaaaaaaaatgaagaagaaaatcaatACCAGGTTTGTGTATAAAGCTCTGAACATGTCTGGCAAGTTAATATTTTTGTAAAGACAATGAGCAGTGTACATCTGATGCTGTCGTTACTAAAATAAAGGAGATCGTAATCAATACCCATGGATGAAAGTTCTTCAGACTTTATTGT encodes the following:
- the faim2b gene encoding fas apoptotic inhibitory molecule 2b, with protein sequence MKKEKQGNNDNEPPTYQEATAGYEDMEAQFAWDDKVIRQTFIRKVYAILMVQLLVTVGIISLFTFCAPVRYYIQTHPGLYMASYLMFFATYIALSCCGDLRRQFPWNIILLVLFTLSMAFMMGFVSSFYNTKSVVLCVGITALVCLSVTIFSFQTKIDVTSCQGVLFSLCIVMLLCAITISIVVPFGYVPWLHATYAVGGAILFTLFLAFDTQMLLGNKRYTISPEEYIFATLAIYLDIIYLFSFLLQITGGGRD